From Rhopalosiphum padi isolate XX-2018 chromosome 2, ASM2088224v1, whole genome shotgun sequence:
GCTACACTTTAagtcttaaattaatatgaatacaattttattatttataaatatttgttatgcaTGATGAGTGAGAGTTATAGAAGTGAACGtgaatgactatattataagtaaagtaAGCTGAATGACCTTAAATGAAATTATCGAACCGACACTTTAACATACAAATTAGGAACCGAACATAAATATTTCTAGAATttcacttattattaaattttaataaataattatatttacctacttatttatttatttttaattttaatatcttagaTTTTAGATGGAGCGATAAacgtaagtattataattaagttttacaAATATCTGTTTTTTCATGTGTTTCAATGTAAATATTGAggtagaaaattgtatttaattgataatttcagtggtcaaaagtttaaaattaatattgtttacggGAATGTATGCATTACCAGTTTTTAACaagattaaaattttgttttattgttataattgataaaagaaaaacttgaaattattttgaacgAGGAACCGGATTTTTGTACTGTAAATTGTATAACACACGATTTTTAGATTCtcaacggagtgatgaatgtattgattttacaatgatgtgtgttctTTTGTGTCAGCCATTACGTTTTGGAGttgtaatagtgctttgatttttgactttatCCCATATTTAAAAAGGAAAATGAATttatagttggtactttgaggggggggggggtcaagaGTAAAAAATGTCCAGAAGTTTTTAAAAGCgtgaaaaaccctaaaaaagtaacggaaaaacgggaatttttatgcataaccagttttcgacaaaatcgatttttttattttgctgtaactcaaaatgaagcattgtaaatacttgaaattttcaccagatgtttatattagcgttatctacttacgattaaattttcaaaataatttgacttttttaagctatttatagataatttaaattttcgatagGGTAATTATGTACGATTTATTATAGAAGgagaaatttatattacatttaattttattattagtaataccgTGTAAATAAgcaatagattaaaattaatatgaatattttcaacattttatttggtatagtaataatataattctatatgtaaaaatgtcaagttctcacgaatatttttgaattattacacTAACAGCAACATATGATagtaactttattatatttacaactcTTAGATATTAagattgaacattttaaatatttatattttatgaggcATTCAATACCGACCAGTTTAAAGGATTCTAAGTGATTTTAAGCAAGTCGTGTAAATGTGCATAGTGAATGATCCTTATAGAGTTTGCCATATGCATGCCCATAGGAGCAGCATATTATGTTGCATTACTGCCCCTGAACTTTTCTCCAGTCAACCGCAACCACCAAGATTGAATAATTCTACGTGTCATGTTCTTCCTCTTCCCCATCAATGAAATTTTGGATTTTCATGAAAACTTTCCCTTATACTTTTTcttaatgtattcaattattCACTCAAACACATTTGATACATATAAGTGTTCTTTACAACCCTGTTAAATTGTGATTAATGAGtaataattgtaggtatataatatatattataataaattaataatttattgtctatacaaaaatataatttaaataatatatatatttaccagtAATACTCATCATATCTGttacataaactaaaaaaatctaatgtCTTTTTGATAAACATTCTAATAAATCTATGTCCaataaataaaaaggtataaaaaaaatagtaatttgatacaacattaatacaaaaaattaaaatatagaacaataaagaaaaaaaattaatagaaagaCAAGTGTGactagaattaataataataacatatttatacagtGCAATATTTTAATGCAGCTAAAttacatatagatattattatagatcatTTTAGTAATTTGTAACTGTTATAATTACACTaatgcactataatactatacaattaaatgtattatgcatataattatcatatataataaggtTCTGATATGTATTTCacagattaatattttgttcaattagTACTCAACGTAATagcaaattgaataaaattattaaacataatggtaggtaacaaaaaacaatatttatttaatatttatcatttcatttcaacaataaatgcttataaaataatgtcataGCTTAGTGGTTTTTTTAGCAAAAGaaggacataatataatagtgtttacAAATCAAGAACGAGTGCCGCATGCTTCTTTGTAGTTAGAAGCATTGAAAGTGGTAAAATAATCGTCATGTATGAACCTAATAGCATACTCTATTGGGCACAGATAAATTAATGAGTCTGTCCAGCTACCTGCATGGTTTTTACAGAAAGCCACTGATTGGGTCACATCTTTGCCATTGAAAATAACTCTAAAGTAAAAGTCTCTGCCAGGATAAGTGGTGTCAACCGTGTTGTTTCGATACACCTCGAACACTAGGCGAGAAGCATAGTGTGGTGACATGGTTTGGGCATTGAGAACTCCAAAGGCAGCTAATAGGTACTGAGCGGTCAAGTCATGACCCGAATATAGGACCAAACGAGGTTTACTTTCAGATACCATTTTCAACAAGTTCATTGCAATATTCAATGCAAAACCATATGACTTTAAGAGTCCATATTTTCTCAACAGCCCATGTTTAGCATAACGTTCTAAGTCCCAGTCTATGTAGTTGAAAAGCTGTTTAACATTGTCATGTGTTATACAATCATCCTGATAGCAAGGCAACGGTGCTCCATGGCACACATATGTCATAATAGAATCTCTTAGTAAGTAAGGGTCTACCCGTACACTACTGGACATCAgatgtactatattatgtatgcgcTTGAGCATTTTTTCTACTACTCTCCGACTCTTTAACCGTTTTGCAGATGactgttttattttcatttgaaagttattaacattaaaacagGCACAATGATCAAAACAATAACTGTAACTATCACTTTCCTTGAATGTGACTTTGGATAGTACATCAGGTGACAGAATTGCATACATAAACGCCAATGCACTTTGGAATGTACGTCTATACttggtactatatattattatgtcatcagAATTAGAAACACTAAGCAAAGAGTGGTACACAGAACGTAGGGTCCGTCCAAGCTTAAGCATTTGGGACACACCAATCGGGGTGAGTTGACTTATTGAACAATTGTTTTGTGGCGGATATAACGGGTACCCATGAAAGGGACCTAAAAACTGTAATGACATGTTGAAgaatatgttttgtaaaaattttgtATAACCATTAAACTCCTGATCAGGTTCCATGCTGCAGTCTATATCAGCTATATTCCGAACATGATTCATTGGCCCACGATCTCCATGTCTAGTCAGTATTATTACTCCTTGAATTGTAAGGCTATTGTTTAGCAAgcctataaacatatatattagaaCAGTTAAATGAGccattgtgtaatatatattatttttaaataaatataaataccaatatCTCCTTCATCGCCACGTTCGATCATGTGGGGAGGATTACACACTCTAGTGAGTTCACTGTAATCGATTCTGGACACTGGTCTTTTATACTTGAGTGCAGAGTTTTCGGACGTGTTTACAGTCTTATTATCAGGAACAGGGCGATCAGAAATCTTGAAATACAACACTGAAACAGTTAAACCAGTTTTAAGTTTAGATGCAAAATTATCAACTAGCAGACTGTTAAAATGTCACCTGGGAAAAGAATGCACAGCCATATGATCAAGTAGACTAAATATCGGTGGCGGGCCATATTTCTGACGGTCACTGCCTGAACGTTAGCCATGACTGTTTATTCAAGTGTGCAGTTGTTTCTAGGAATAGCCTACCACTAATACTTGCATTCACATTGTTCCTATTGTCACACCTCACTTTTAATGATGGTGAGAAACGTTAGGTACGTTGTCAGTTTCcaataaattacattacttAATTGGCAAACAGGAATGCCTTTTCCTGCTTTTCCGTGTCCTAGAGCCACATTCGTTGCACGCATATAATACGAGTGCATTTTATGTCGTGTGATTGTCTTTCAGATGATCTTCGGTGAAAATAGATAGCCTTAacaaacttaacatttttactaaaatatgtaatttttaagttcTAAATTTCTATCCTTGTTCAGAGCGTCTACATAATGTTACTCGTGGAACTAAGActgaaaattagaatttgaattttACAATTCGCAATACGCATTATGCTCACTTAAAGCCGCATCAGTATTAATCGAATAATGATATACTATTGATATTATTCATAGAcgagtatacaataatttaacactatatagtaaataggtacctaccacagaataaattaatattacacaatattctGTGTAAATAGTGAATACGTTGCCTACTTTCCTTTTGCTTATCAATTAGTTTTTTATCACTTATCACACCGATGAAAACAAACATGGTAAATATTTTCATCCTGTggcacatatttattatatatatatatatatgtgctgTGATCAGAAATCAGAATATTCtatgatatcaaaaaaataatttgataaattgagatgtataaaaaaatgttcttactgACTTACCTATTTTAGTAAGTACTCATGAAAAtcttttacataaaaatgaGATTCTCATGacatgttatgtatttatatagatcTAAAGTGTAGTTGTGTAGATCATCTACCATGgacaaataatatatctttcatacactcattaataaataatttgttcattgtaaaattactttttatgattttcatGTACTTACTTACTATTGTTCTTATTTAGTTCTTAATTTTCAGTGTTACATTTCTATTATTGGTTACatagaaaaactgaaaaatttatgtttattataaaaaattcttttGGTGGGATTTAACACCatacaatatattctattatttttatagatttaacatatataggtaattccattttatattacatctatatatagataatagatttatatttaatagatcaACCAAAACAGATTAATAGGTACTCTATTAATCTATTCTTATACAAATGAACCCTgtgattttattagaaaaaaattgaacactaaatactaaatcaaaatttacattctatattataaatataaatttttactatgctgtaatattatgcttttttcAAAGACAATCAAAATTTTCATAAACTAGCACTAtagtaaaaaacattaaatacagtCTACAAAAGAACctttaaacaatttaagtttttttaatttgctaGCATAAAATAAAGATCAGAATCAGAAAGGCTTAATTTCAAAACCAAATCACCATTTTGGTTGACGGTACTATAgtgtgaatttaaaataaaaaatgataatctacttataactaattatgtATCTTTTTTTgtcttagattatattatatttaaattatataaagtgcaaataaaaacaaaatgaacaATACTCTACTTCCcgataatttagaaataaattacagAAACAATCATTATAAacgtaagtattaaaaaaattaaagcattatgtaatttaataatactatttacaatttttgtcCTATTTATCAGATGCTCAAGATGTATTAAACAGTATTATTTGGTGTTCTATTTGTAATTCAGACTTAAAACAGAATATCatcatgaataaaaaaattatgcttcataaaaaatttttatgtcTTTGTTGTAAAGTAAGTGTttctaaaatgaatttaattatctacctataattattgttcattaatatttagtaagtacttaaaaatattttattcagatttataaaatataaattataatatatg
This genomic window contains:
- the LOC132922080 gene encoding 2-phosphoxylose phosphatase 1, yielding MANVQAVTVRNMARHRYLVYLIIWLCILFPVLYFKISDRPVPDNKTVNTSENSALKYKRPVSRIDYSELTRVCNPPHMIERGDEGDIGLLNNSLTIQGVIILTRHGDRGPMNHVRNIADIDCSMEPDQEFNGYTKFLQNIFFNMSLQFLGPFHGYPLYPPQNNCSISQLTPIGVSQMLKLGRTLRSVYHSLLSVSNSDDIIIYSTKYRRTFQSALAFMYAILSPDVLSKVTFKESDSYSYCFDHCACFNVNNFQMKIKQSSAKRLKSRRVVEKMLKRIHNIVHLMSSSVRVDPYLLRDSIMTYVCHGAPLPCYQDDCITHDNVKQLFNYIDWDLERYAKHGLLRKYGLLKSYGFALNIAMNLLKMVSESKPRLVLYSGHDLTAQYLLAAFGVLNAQTMSPHYASRLVFEVYRNNTVDTTYPGRDFYFRVIFNGKDVTQSVAFCKNHAGSWTDSLIYLCPIEYAIRFIHDDYFTTFNASNYKEACGTRS